The Eleutherodactylus coqui strain aEleCoq1 chromosome 13, aEleCoq1.hap1, whole genome shotgun sequence genome includes a window with the following:
- the LOC136587983 gene encoding interferon regulatory factor 4-like — MSERGTPPLRLKEWLILQIDSGKYPGLQWENEEKRMFRIPWKHAAKHNYKEEEDAALFRAWAMHKGKFRESSSKEDPSMWKTRLRCALNKSPDFKEVVDSCQDIGEPYKVYCIVSDPQEKICEGSKEAIKNIRKEEPPRITMIKMDTPMMEDPFNTHGSSKDLQLKSLSSAMEGGSFPSPIILRTQNVDQKVADISEKAVIIPPSSSSSDYWLHVRLYYQGKLVTEVTTQTAEGCRIIPLSASEQEYNLGLPHPIEDIPLPPPQMLPGVLSLEMQLVIKRLLLHLHKGVLLWVAPEGVYIKRQCQVHVYWSGPLAPNADQPNKLEREKTCKLLDTERFMHELEMYVMNKGPEPQYQIQLCFGEEYPGSTVNPKKLITAHVEPVFARELLVKAKTKLRKDPPAH; from the exons ATGAGTGAAAGAGGAACTCCGCCTTTAAGATTGAAGGAGTGGCTCATACTTCAAATAGACAGCGGCAAGTATCCTGGGCTGCAGTGGGAAAATGAGGAGAAAAGAATGTTCAGAATTCCATGGAAACACGCAGCCAAGCATAACTACAAGGAAGAAGAAGATGCCGCTTTATTTAGG GCCTGGGCTATGCATAAAGGAAAATTTCGAGAGAGTTCAAGCAAGGAAGACCCTTCAATGTGGAAGACAAGACTCCGATGCGCCCTTAACAAAAGCCCAGACTTTAAGGAGGTAGTGGACAGCTGCCAAGATATCGGTGAACCCTACAAAGTCTACTGCATCGTGTCTGATCCTCAAGAGAAAATCT GTGAAGGGTCCAAAGAAGCAATCAAGAATATACGGAAAGAGGAACCACCAAGGATAACCATGATCAAA ATGGACACTCCAATGATGGAAGATCCATTCAACACACATGGTTCTTCCAAAGATCTCCAGCTGAAAAGCTTAAGCAGCGCAATGGAAGGAG GGAGTTTTCCTTCGCCGATCATCTTAAGAACCCAAAACGTTGATCAAAAAGTAGCAGATATTTCAGAGAAAGCCGTTATCATCCCACCATCATCTTCTTCATCAG ATTACTGGCTGCACGTCCGCTTGTACTACCAGGGCAAGCTGGTGACCGAAGTTACCACACAGACAGCAGAGGGGTGCCGCATTATCCCTCTGTCCGCGTCTGAACAAGAATACAACCTGGGCTTGCCGCACCCCATAGAGGACATCCCACTTCCACCGCCTCAGATGCTGCCTGGTGTTCTTTCCTTGGAGATGCaactggtcattaagaggttattGTTGCACCTGCACAAAGGGGTGCTGCTGTGGGTGGCACCTGAAGGGGTCTACATAAAGCGTCAATGCCAAGTGCATGTCTACTGGAGTGGCCCCCTTGCTCCAAATGCTGACCAGCCTAACAAGCTGGAGAGAGAGAAGACCTGCAAGTTGCTGGACACGGAGCGCTTCATGCATG AGCTTGAGATGTATGTCATGAACAAAGGCCCTGAGCCGCAGTATCAGATCCAGCTCTGCTTTGGGGAGGAATATCCAGGGTCAACCGTGAACCCTAAAAAGTTAATAACAGCTCAT GTGGAGCCGGTGTTTGCCCGAGAGCTGCTTGTAAAAGCAAAGACAAAACTGAGGAAGGACCCTCCAGCCCACTAG